One Desulfuromonas sp. DNA window includes the following coding sequences:
- a CDS encoding TIGR00730 family Rossman fold protein: protein MKLNFSRSNNELDELIDDILRMTVVNHPGIIREMIITALKAGQETDYLADLKLMRTTMKEMRYTNKVFCPHRDRMKVTIFGSARTSPEEPIYQKCVTFSRMLAERGFMAITGGGGGIMQAGNEGAGAENSFAVNIRLPFEQETNPVMNGSRNVITYKYFFNRKVAFLKEAQAVVLFPGGFGTLDEAMETLTLIQTGKNPPIPLVLIDDDQGDYWEKWFHFIKETLLKRGLISGEDFSLFSVTRDPAEAVRIIEDFYRIYHSSRFVGDTLVIRLNRPLTAEQLDILEKEFHEIIEPGSSLRITGPLPEELDQPDLVHLPRLSFEFNHHSYGLLKAFIRRINAF from the coding sequence ATGAAACTGAATTTCAGCCGATCCAACAACGAACTCGACGAACTGATCGACGACATCCTGCGCATGACGGTGGTCAACCACCCCGGCATTATCCGGGAGATGATCATCACCGCCCTCAAGGCCGGCCAGGAGACCGACTACCTGGCCGACCTCAAGCTGATGCGCACCACCATGAAGGAGATGCGCTATACCAACAAGGTGTTCTGTCCTCACCGGGACCGAATGAAGGTGACCATCTTCGGCTCGGCCCGGACCAGCCCGGAAGAGCCGATCTACCAGAAATGCGTGACCTTCTCCCGGATGCTTGCCGAACGGGGCTTCATGGCCATTACCGGCGGCGGGGGAGGCATCATGCAGGCCGGCAACGAGGGCGCGGGAGCTGAGAACTCCTTCGCGGTGAACATCCGCCTCCCCTTCGAGCAAGAGACCAACCCGGTAATGAACGGCAGCCGCAACGTCATCACGTACAAATACTTCTTCAACCGCAAGGTGGCCTTTCTCAAGGAGGCCCAGGCGGTTGTCCTCTTCCCCGGCGGGTTCGGCACCCTCGACGAGGCGATGGAGACCCTGACCCTGATTCAGACGGGCAAGAACCCCCCTATTCCCCTGGTGCTCATCGACGACGACCAGGGGGACTACTGGGAGAAATGGTTCCACTTCATCAAGGAGACCCTGCTCAAGCGGGGGCTGATCTCCGGTGAAGATTTCAGCCTCTTCTCCGTCACTCGCGACCCGGCCGAGGCGGTGCGGATCATCGAGGACTTCTACCGGATCTACCACTCCAGCCGTTTTGTCGGAGATACCCTGGTCATTCGCCTCAACCGCCCCCTGACCGCCGAGCAATTGGACATCCTGGAAAAGGAGTTCCACGAGATCATCGAGCCCGGCAGCTCCCTTCGGATTACCGGTCCCCTCCCCGAAGAATTGGACCAGCCCGACCTCGTTCACCTGCCGCGTCTCAGCTTCGAATTCAACCATCACAGCTACGGCCTGCTCAAAGCCTTTATCCGCAGGATCAACGCTTTCTAG
- a CDS encoding TAXI family TRAP transporter solute-binding subunit, with protein MRTGAVLAIVAFLLFGCKGEQQATVEAPDAQKSAAMRFATIGTGGVTGVYYPTGGAISKMVNKKAKEYRLRATVESTGGSVFNVNAIMTGDLEFGIVQSDRQYQAYHGRADWDGNPQQRLRAVFSIHPESVTLVAAVDSGIQTLAELRDKTVSIGNPGSGQRGNAGDLFEAAGIDPENDFRAEGLKAAESAGMLQDERIDAYFYTVGHPNGSVKEAVAGARKVRFVPVDEATVAKLTARFPYYAPSLIPVEFYPGVANEADVPTFGVKATLCTSADVPEDVVYAVTKEVFENFDEFKGLHPAYKVLTKKSMLQGLSAPLHPGAERYFKEAGLME; from the coding sequence ATGAGAACAGGCGCAGTGCTGGCCATCGTCGCCTTTCTGCTGTTCGGGTGCAAGGGAGAGCAACAGGCGACAGTCGAAGCCCCGGACGCGCAGAAATCCGCCGCCATGCGATTCGCCACCATCGGGACGGGGGGAGTCACCGGAGTTTACTACCCCACCGGGGGCGCCATCAGCAAAATGGTCAATAAGAAGGCCAAGGAATACCGCCTGCGGGCGACCGTGGAGTCGACCGGCGGTTCAGTCTTCAACGTAAACGCGATCATGACCGGGGACCTGGAGTTCGGCATCGTTCAGTCCGACCGTCAATACCAGGCCTACCACGGGCGAGCGGACTGGGACGGGAACCCACAGCAGAGACTGCGCGCCGTCTTCTCCATCCATCCCGAGTCGGTGACCCTGGTCGCGGCCGTGGACAGCGGCATCCAGACTCTCGCCGAGCTCCGGGACAAGACCGTCAGCATCGGCAACCCCGGCTCCGGCCAGCGGGGCAATGCCGGCGACCTCTTCGAGGCGGCCGGCATCGACCCGGAAAACGATTTTCGGGCCGAGGGACTCAAGGCCGCCGAATCGGCCGGGATGCTTCAGGACGAACGCATCGACGCCTACTTTTATACCGTCGGCCACCCCAACGGGTCGGTCAAGGAAGCAGTCGCCGGGGCCCGCAAGGTCCGTTTCGTCCCGGTGGACGAGGCGACCGTCGCCAAACTGACCGCCCGGTTCCCCTACTATGCGCCCTCGCTCATTCCGGTCGAGTTCTACCCCGGAGTCGCCAACGAGGCCGACGTGCCGACCTTCGGGGTCAAGGCGACCCTCTGCACCTCGGCCGACGTGCCCGAGGACGTCGTCTACGCAGTCACCAAGGAGGTCTTCGAGAACTTCGACGAGTTCAAGGGCCTCCACCCCGCTTACAAGGTCCTGACCAAAAAGTCCATGCTCCAGGGGCTCAGTGCCCCCCTGCACCCGGGGGCGGAGCGGTATTTCAAAGAAGCGGGGCTGATGGAGTAA
- a CDS encoding TRAP transporter permease — MAEDHYRGKGTGLEAARRMQEEEELGLRRPRGWQRQVVPTVALIWSLFQLSLASWLTLDSTYSRAIHLAFAFVIVFLSYPTLRRRLSLPGLRWLGETRTIPAADFLLASLAAGAALYIAIDYEGLATRVGLPIGRDMLFGILLVVALLEATRRVIGPALPIIAILFSLYAFFGPYMPDFLAFKGVSPGRYVGQISLTTEGIFGIPLDVSARIVFLFVLFVAMLEKAGGGKFFIDLAMSLLGRYKGGPGKAAVMSSGLTGLVSGSSIANVVTTGTFTIPLMKKVGYPAKKAAAIEVAASTDGQIMPPIMGAAAFIIAEYVNIPYLEVCKAAAITAFASYATLFFLTHIEASKLGLEGLPRADLPRFFATLLSGLHYLLPLGVLLYELIVPRHSPDLAAFRATAALTVIMLLQHPLRAARTGGDIAGALRRGWGEIVAGLIAGARNMVSVAVATAAAGIIVGVVTMGLGGLITEIIDHLSGGNIYLMLAITAFASLLLGMGLPTTATYIVMASLTAPAIVTIAGWQGFAVPLIAAHLFCFYFGILADDTPPVGLAAYAASAIARSEPIPTGLQGFMYDIRTAVLPFVFIFNHDLLLWGIDSWPLGLTIFAMTCAGAFCFAGATQGWFVARNRLYEVPLLLAVAAVMFRPDFFAGLAGVGNRYLMYPLGLLLLGLVYALQKARSRRGGSAPGSTGGMP, encoded by the coding sequence ATGGCCGAAGACCATTACAGAGGCAAAGGCACCGGGCTCGAGGCCGCACGGCGGATGCAGGAAGAGGAGGAACTTGGCCTGCGCCGGCCCAGGGGTTGGCAACGGCAAGTGGTTCCGACGGTGGCCCTGATCTGGTCCCTGTTCCAGCTCTCTCTGGCCAGCTGGCTGACCCTTGATTCCACCTACTCCCGGGCCATCCACCTCGCCTTCGCCTTTGTCATCGTCTTTCTCTCCTACCCGACCCTGCGAAGACGGCTTTCTCTTCCGGGGCTGCGCTGGCTCGGGGAGACGCGCACGATTCCCGCGGCCGATTTCCTTCTCGCCTCCCTGGCGGCGGGGGCGGCCCTCTACATCGCCATCGACTACGAGGGGCTCGCCACCCGGGTCGGCCTGCCGATCGGCCGCGACATGCTCTTCGGCATCCTGCTGGTAGTGGCGTTGCTGGAGGCGACGCGCCGGGTGATCGGCCCGGCCCTGCCGATCATCGCCATCCTCTTCTCCCTGTACGCCTTCTTCGGGCCCTACATGCCCGACTTCCTGGCCTTCAAGGGGGTCAGCCCCGGCCGCTACGTGGGGCAGATCTCCCTGACCACCGAGGGGATCTTCGGCATCCCCCTCGATGTCTCGGCGCGCATCGTCTTCCTCTTCGTCCTCTTCGTGGCGATGCTCGAGAAGGCCGGGGGGGGCAAGTTCTTCATCGACCTGGCGATGAGCCTTCTCGGCCGCTACAAGGGGGGGCCGGGCAAGGCCGCGGTGATGAGCAGCGGCCTCACCGGCCTGGTCTCCGGTTCGAGCATCGCCAACGTTGTGACGACCGGGACCTTCACCATCCCCCTCATGAAGAAGGTCGGCTACCCGGCGAAGAAGGCGGCGGCCATCGAGGTGGCGGCGAGCACCGACGGCCAGATCATGCCCCCGATCATGGGTGCGGCCGCCTTCATCATCGCCGAGTACGTGAACATCCCATACCTCGAGGTCTGCAAGGCGGCCGCGATCACGGCCTTCGCCTCCTATGCCACCCTCTTTTTCCTGACCCACATCGAGGCCTCCAAGCTGGGTCTGGAGGGACTGCCCCGGGCGGACCTTCCCCGTTTCTTCGCCACTCTCCTCTCCGGACTGCACTACCTGCTGCCCCTCGGGGTGCTCCTCTACGAGCTTATCGTTCCCCGCCATTCCCCCGACCTGGCCGCCTTCAGAGCCACCGCGGCGCTGACCGTCATCATGCTGCTGCAGCATCCGCTGCGGGCCGCGAGGACGGGGGGGGACATCGCCGGGGCCCTGCGCCGCGGATGGGGCGAAATTGTCGCCGGCCTGATCGCCGGGGCCCGCAACATGGTGAGCGTGGCGGTGGCCACCGCCGCCGCCGGGATCATCGTCGGGGTGGTGACGATGGGGCTGGGCGGCTTGATTACCGAGATCATCGATCACCTGAGCGGGGGCAACATCTACCTGATGCTCGCCATCACCGCCTTTGCCAGCCTGTTGCTCGGCATGGGCCTGCCGACCACCGCCACCTACATCGTCATGGCCTCCCTCACCGCGCCGGCGATCGTCACCATCGCCGGCTGGCAGGGGTTTGCCGTTCCCCTGATCGCCGCCCACCTCTTCTGTTTCTACTTCGGCATCCTTGCAGACGACACCCCGCCGGTGGGCCTGGCGGCCTACGCGGCGAGCGCCATCGCCCGGTCTGAGCCGATCCCGACCGGGCTGCAGGGCTTCATGTACGATATCCGCACCGCCGTCCTCCCCTTCGTCTTCATCTTCAACCACGATCTGCTGCTGTGGGGGATCGACAGTTGGCCCCTGGGCCTGACCATCTTCGCCATGACCTGCGCCGGCGCCTTCTGTTTCGCGGGGGCGACCCAGGGCTGGTTCGTCGCCCGCAATCGCTTGTACGAGGTGCCTCTGCTCCTGGCCGTGGCGGCGGTCATGTTCCGCCCCGATTTCTTCGCCGGTCTTGCCGGGGTGGGCAACCGCTACCTCATGTATCCGCTCGGCCTGCTCCTGCTGGGGCTGGTCTATGCCCTGCAAAAAGCCCGTTCCCGCCGCGGCGGCTCTGCGCCCGGCAGCACAGGAGGGATGCCGTGA
- a CDS encoding universal stress protein → MIPTYRTILYATDLSPNAAHAFRHALGIARCHDANIHILHVLPEMDAATVNYVATVMGEERFADLELEHESEVAEKIRKRLADFVREELAGRDEETERVAGIEVHHGPPALGILEAAERLGADLVVMGSHGKGLLKHAFLGSVAERVLRKAPSPIMVVPLPRS, encoded by the coding sequence GTGATTCCCACGTACCGGACAATTCTCTACGCGACCGACCTCTCGCCCAACGCCGCCCACGCCTTTCGTCACGCCCTCGGCATCGCACGCTGCCACGACGCCAATATCCACATCCTTCACGTCCTGCCGGAGATGGATGCGGCGACCGTGAACTACGTGGCGACGGTCATGGGCGAGGAGCGCTTCGCCGATCTGGAACTGGAGCACGAGTCTGAGGTCGCCGAGAAGATCCGGAAGCGACTGGCCGATTTCGTCCGGGAGGAGCTTGCCGGCCGGGATGAGGAGACGGAACGGGTTGCAGGGATCGAAGTTCATCACGGCCCCCCGGCGCTCGGCATCCTGGAGGCGGCCGAACGCCTCGGCGCCGATCTGGTCGTCATGGGAAGCCACGGCAAGGGCCTTTTGAAACACGCATTTCTCGGCAGCGTCGCCGAGCGGGTGCTACGCAAGGCCCCCTCTCCGATCATGGTCGTTCCCCTGCCCAGATCCTGA
- a CDS encoding Slp family lipoprotein, translated as MQRFAVTLLALTLLALNGGCFHAISKDALSKVDPEVDFTRVLEEPEAYRGTVLLVGGQIMEVEAGREGSALEILQFPLDKYGEPETDKASEGRFLALTNRFLEAEDYKPGLFVTLTGSVEGARVKPLGEGEYRYPLLRIGEASVWPSYARDYPSPYSPWTYRPYPYYKYRGLYPYYDPFWPPLGPYPHYPYRYW; from the coding sequence ATGCAACGCTTCGCTGTGACGCTCCTCGCCCTGACCCTGCTGGCTCTGAACGGAGGCTGTTTTCACGCCATCTCCAAGGATGCCCTCTCAAAGGTCGATCCGGAAGTCGATTTCACCCGGGTCCTGGAAGAACCCGAAGCATACAGGGGCACGGTGCTTTTGGTCGGCGGGCAGATCATGGAAGTCGAGGCCGGCCGCGAGGGCTCGGCCCTTGAGATCCTTCAGTTCCCTCTCGACAAATACGGAGAACCGGAAACCGACAAGGCCTCGGAAGGGCGCTTTCTGGCCCTGACCAACCGGTTCCTGGAGGCGGAGGACTACAAGCCCGGGCTCTTCGTCACCCTGACAGGGAGCGTCGAAGGGGCGAGGGTCAAGCCCCTCGGCGAGGGCGAGTACCGCTATCCCCTGCTGCGCATCGGGGAGGCCTCGGTATGGCCCTCCTATGCCCGGGACTATCCCTCCCCTTATTCCCCCTGGACCTACAGGCCCTATCCCTATTACAAATACAGGGGCCTCTATCCCTATTACGACCCCTTCTGGCCTCCCCTCGGCCCCTATCCCCATTACCCCTACCGTTACTGGTAG
- a CDS encoding MASE3 domain-containing protein — MDDGAPTTRQVETGAGETVAPPHRSGLRSRLTLAGLGALGLVLLFPLSRHNYLLFHGIVEILSVAVAFTVFSIGWNSRSFSRNNALQLLAVSFLVVGALDFLHVLAYKGMGVFPGRGSDLPTQLWVAARYVQSLSFLLAALVLGRPRPVRPLFLLGVYLLVGVTLVTVIVPLRIFPACFVEGTGLTPFKVGSEYLISGLLGLSGALFWRKRAAINGRILTLLLGAVAVTILAELSFTLYADVFGFFNFLGHVFKLLSIVLVYAALVQGSLRTPYESLFRGLARSERELKAELVERSRIEKALRESEERFRTLIETTPEGIVENDLAGVVTFSNRAHHQILGFDEGELLGGAIWATLPTEESRRELRDFLAHLVAEQPPPESFEARNRTRDGRLVDLQVDWNYKRDVRGEVIGFVSVITDITERKRARQELERAKEAAEAANRAKGAFLANMSHEIRTPMNAIIGMTDLTLGTGLEREQREWLGMVKTSAESLLRVINDILDFSKIEAGMLELDSRSFDLRETVEGTVEVLAVQAHQKGLELACHIAPEVPWGVVGDAGRLRQVLINLVGNAIKFTAEGEVVLRVEQEPDGPASGHCLLKFTVSDTGIGIPADKMDRIFRSFTQVDGSTSRTHGGTGLGLSISRQIVELMGGTVGVESVEGRGSTFHFTLDFPMAIETPPAASDVLTPQLRGLRTLVVDDHATSRLFLEKVLTRWGLEVTLAGGGEQGLRALRDAGDRRNPFQLLLLDSGMPGMYGFALAEQIRPQRDMTGPALMMVTTEDVGRAAARCRDLDIACYLVKPLRQSELFNGILASLESPAGAPAAKGVPPVGPVPVGAGEGSGLPEVPLRVLLAEDNPINQKLARALLEARGWKVTAVSNGAEVVRQAKEGGVDLVLMDVQMPEMDGLDATRAIRRLEGSAGTVPIIGLTAHAMKGDREIFLSAGMDDYVAKPIKPEELFGAIVRCLDPARPSPVPTIDLSPTLEALNGNRTFLDELVGDFLRDCPGQLDRMRRALEEGNEEQLERLAHNLKSVAGIFGAQAAIMLADELETLGEAGKLAGAPGVLERLERELGRVCDCLART, encoded by the coding sequence ATGGACGACGGCGCCCCGACAACCAGGCAAGTCGAAACCGGAGCGGGGGAGACGGTCGCGCCTCCCCACCGGTCCGGCCTCCGGAGCCGGCTGACCCTCGCCGGACTCGGCGCTCTCGGCCTGGTTCTGCTCTTCCCCCTGTCCCGCCACAACTACCTCCTCTTCCACGGCATCGTCGAGATCCTCAGCGTGGCCGTAGCATTCACCGTCTTCAGCATCGGCTGGAACTCCCGCTCCTTCAGCAGGAACAACGCTCTGCAGCTGCTCGCCGTCTCCTTCCTCGTGGTCGGCGCTCTCGATTTCCTGCACGTCCTGGCTTACAAGGGGATGGGGGTCTTCCCCGGCCGCGGCTCCGATCTGCCGACCCAACTCTGGGTTGCCGCCCGCTACGTGCAGAGTCTCTCTTTTTTGCTGGCCGCCCTGGTCCTGGGACGGCCCCGTCCGGTGCGCCCCCTCTTCTTGCTCGGCGTCTACCTTCTTGTCGGCGTGACCCTGGTGACGGTCATTGTCCCCTTGAGGATCTTCCCGGCCTGCTTCGTGGAGGGGACCGGCCTGACCCCTTTCAAGGTCGGCAGCGAGTACCTCATTTCCGGGCTTCTGGGGCTCTCCGGGGCGCTCTTCTGGCGCAAGCGGGCGGCCATCAACGGCCGCATTCTCACCCTGCTGCTCGGCGCCGTGGCGGTCACGATCCTGGCGGAACTGAGTTTCACCCTCTACGCGGACGTGTTCGGCTTTTTCAACTTTCTGGGGCACGTCTTCAAGCTCCTCTCCATCGTCCTGGTCTATGCCGCTCTGGTCCAGGGATCGCTGCGCACCCCCTACGAGTCCCTGTTCCGGGGGCTGGCCCGCTCCGAGCGCGAGCTGAAAGCCGAACTCGTCGAGCGCAGCCGGATCGAAAAGGCGCTGCGCGAGAGCGAAGAGCGTTTCCGGACCCTCATCGAAACCACCCCCGAAGGGATCGTCGAAAACGATCTGGCCGGGGTTGTGACCTTCAGCAACCGTGCCCACCACCAGATCCTCGGTTTTGACGAAGGCGAGTTGCTTGGCGGGGCGATCTGGGCGACCCTTCCCACCGAGGAGTCGAGGCGGGAATTGCGGGATTTCCTGGCCCACCTGGTGGCGGAACAGCCGCCGCCCGAGTCCTTCGAGGCCCGGAACCGCACCCGTGACGGGCGCCTCGTCGACCTGCAGGTGGACTGGAACTACAAGCGCGACGTCCGGGGCGAGGTCATCGGGTTCGTCTCCGTGATCACCGACATCACCGAGCGCAAGCGGGCCCGCCAGGAACTGGAGCGGGCCAAAGAGGCCGCGGAGGCGGCCAACCGTGCTAAGGGCGCCTTTCTGGCCAACATGAGCCACGAGATCCGCACCCCCATGAACGCCATCATCGGCATGACCGACCTCACCCTCGGCACCGGGCTGGAACGGGAGCAGCGGGAGTGGCTCGGCATGGTCAAGACCTCGGCCGAATCCCTTCTGCGGGTGATCAACGACATCCTCGACTTCTCCAAGATCGAGGCGGGCATGCTGGAACTGGACAGCCGCTCCTTCGATCTGCGGGAGACCGTGGAGGGGACCGTCGAGGTGCTGGCCGTGCAGGCGCACCAGAAAGGCCTGGAACTGGCCTGCCACATCGCCCCGGAGGTTCCGTGGGGGGTGGTCGGCGACGCCGGCCGCCTGCGCCAGGTACTGATCAACCTGGTGGGCAACGCCATCAAGTTCACCGCGGAGGGGGAGGTGGTGCTGCGGGTAGAGCAGGAGCCCGACGGGCCTGCTTCCGGCCATTGCCTGCTGAAGTTCACGGTCAGCGACACCGGAATCGGCATCCCCGCCGACAAGATGGACCGGATTTTCCGGAGTTTCACCCAGGTGGACGGCTCCACTTCACGGACCCACGGGGGAACCGGGCTAGGTCTATCCATTTCCAGGCAGATCGTGGAGCTGATGGGAGGGACTGTCGGGGTGGAGAGCGTCGAGGGGCGGGGGAGCACATTCCATTTCACCCTCGATTTTCCCATGGCGATCGAGACGCCCCCGGCCGCTTCCGATGTCCTCACCCCCCAACTGCGCGGACTCCGAACCCTGGTGGTCGATGACCACGCCACCAGCCGGCTCTTTCTGGAAAAGGTGCTCACACGCTGGGGCCTGGAGGTGACCCTGGCCGGGGGCGGCGAACAGGGTCTGCGGGCCCTGCGCGACGCCGGCGACCGCCGAAACCCTTTCCAGCTCCTCCTCCTCGACTCCGGCATGCCCGGTATGTACGGTTTTGCCCTGGCCGAGCAGATCCGGCCCCAGCGGGACATGACAGGGCCGGCGCTGATGATGGTGACCACCGAGGATGTCGGACGTGCCGCGGCACGCTGCCGCGATCTGGACATCGCCTGCTACCTGGTCAAGCCGCTCAGGCAGTCCGAGCTTTTCAACGGGATTCTCGCCTCCCTGGAGTCGCCGGCCGGAGCGCCGGCGGCCAAGGGCGTTCCGCCTGTGGGACCAGTCCCGGTCGGGGCAGGAGAGGGGTCAGGCCTTCCCGAAGTTCCGTTGCGGGTTCTGCTGGCCGAAGACAACCCGATCAACCAGAAACTGGCTCGCGCCCTTCTGGAGGCCAGGGGGTGGAAGGTCACTGCGGTGTCCAACGGGGCGGAAGTGGTGCGGCAGGCGAAGGAGGGGGGTGTCGATCTGGTGCTGATGGACGTGCAGATGCCCGAAATGGACGGTCTCGACGCCACCCGGGCCATCCGCCGTCTGGAGGGTTCGGCCGGCACCGTTCCCATCATCGGGCTGACCGCTCATGCCATGAAGGGAGACCGGGAGATCTTCCTGTCGGCCGGGATGGACGACTACGTGGCCAAGCCGATCAAGCCGGAGGAACTCTTCGGCGCCATCGTTCGCTGTTTGGACCCGGCCCGGCCCTCCCCGGTGCCCACCATCGACCTCTCGCCGACCCTCGAGGCCCTCAACGGCAACCGGACCTTTCTTGACGAGCTGGTCGGGGATTTTCTTCGGGACTGTCCGGGGCAGCTGGACAGGATGCGCCGGGCCTTGGAGGAGGGCAACGAGGAACAGCTGGAGCGCCTCGCCCACAATCTGAAGTCGGTGGCCGGCATCTTCGGGGCCCAGGCGGCCATCATGCTGGCCGACGAGCTGGAGACCCTGGGGGAAGCGGGAAAACTGGCGGGTGCCCCCGGGGTGCTGGAGAGGCTGGAGCGGGAGCTGGGCCGGGTCTGCGACTGCCTGGCCCGGACCTAG
- the sucB gene encoding dihydrolipoyllysine-residue succinyltransferase, whose protein sequence is MEIKVPQIGESVFEATLAKWHKKDGETVAKDELLCELETDKITLELHAEIGGVLAVGAAEGDTVKVGSPIGTIREEAGSGESAVQEAKEEAAPKAAPSEAPAAKPSGESPRGEKKESPAAQAKPAAPEPKGRITRQPMSPIRQKIAERLVAGQQQAALLTTFNEADMTRVKELRRKHQGHFREKHGVGLGLMSFFVKACVEALKEFPEVNARIEGTDIVYQHFYHIGIAVGSEKGLVVPVLRDAERLHFSEIEKKIGEFVEKVQTHRIGLEDLQGGTFTISNGGVYGSLLSTPLLNPPQCGVLGMHAIQERPVARDGQVVIRPMMNLALSYDHRLVDGRQAVGFLRKVKDCVEEPEEMLLEL, encoded by the coding sequence ATGGAAATCAAGGTTCCACAGATCGGCGAATCGGTGTTCGAGGCGACCCTGGCCAAGTGGCACAAAAAAGACGGGGAGACGGTGGCCAAGGACGAGCTGCTGTGCGAGCTGGAAACCGACAAGATCACGCTGGAGCTGCATGCGGAGATCGGGGGGGTGCTCGCGGTCGGTGCGGCCGAAGGCGACACCGTGAAGGTCGGAAGTCCCATCGGCACGATCCGGGAGGAAGCCGGGAGCGGCGAGAGCGCCGTGCAGGAAGCGAAAGAGGAGGCCGCGCCCAAGGCTGCCCCCTCCGAAGCGCCGGCGGCCAAGCCCTCCGGAGAATCGCCCCGGGGAGAAAAAAAAGAGTCCCCGGCCGCCCAGGCGAAACCGGCCGCCCCGGAGCCGAAAGGACGGATCACCCGCCAGCCGATGAGCCCGATCCGCCAGAAGATCGCGGAACGGCTGGTCGCGGGCCAACAGCAGGCCGCCCTGCTCACCACCTTCAACGAGGCTGACATGACCCGGGTGAAGGAACTGCGCAGAAAGCATCAGGGGCATTTCCGCGAAAAACACGGCGTCGGCCTCGGCCTGATGTCTTTCTTCGTAAAAGCCTGCGTGGAAGCGCTCAAGGAGTTCCCCGAGGTCAACGCCCGCATCGAGGGAACCGACATCGTCTACCAGCACTTCTACCACATCGGCATCGCGGTCGGCTCGGAGAAGGGGCTGGTGGTGCCGGTGCTGAGGGACGCCGAGCGGCTGCACTTTTCGGAGATCGAGAAGAAGATCGGCGAATTCGTCGAAAAAGTGCAGACCCACCGCATCGGCCTGGAAGACCTGCAGGGAGGGACCTTCACCATCAGCAACGGAGGGGTTTACGGGTCGCTGCTGAGCACCCCCCTGCTCAACCCGCCCCAGTGCGGCGTTCTCGGCATGCACGCGATCCAGGAGCGGCCGGTGGCCCGGGACGGCCAGGTCGTGATCCGCCCCATGATGAATCTGGCTCTGAGCTACGACCACCGGCTCGTCGACGGGCGCCAGGCGGTCGGCTTCCTTCGCAAGGTCAAGGACTGCGTGGAGGAACCGGAAGAAATGCTCCTCGAACTTTAG